From a region of the Tistrella mobilis genome:
- a CDS encoding sulfite exporter TauE/SafE family protein: MSGTLLIVVPAVFAAAILRGITGFGFALAAVPLMSLAVPPAQAVAVALLLQSFVGLRDVVALRADTDHRTLAFLSLGAVLGTMPGIWLLDRLSPDVMRIVIAGVVMLGLAVLIGRPQGLLRPGRGSAVGAGLVAGLFSGLAAMPGPPAIAYFLGTATPAKRVRASLMVFFFFTSLMALPGLALAGQLHRDQVVAALVALPALIVGTWAGGRVFARLSEGNYRRAAIGLLAITAGISALRGLNGLP; this comes from the coding sequence ATGTCGGGCACCCTTCTTATCGTCGTTCCGGCCGTCTTCGCGGCGGCCATCCTTCGCGGGATCACCGGCTTCGGCTTCGCGCTGGCCGCCGTGCCGCTGATGAGCCTGGCCGTTCCCCCCGCCCAGGCCGTCGCGGTGGCGCTGCTGCTGCAAAGCTTCGTCGGCCTGCGTGACGTGGTGGCACTCAGGGCCGACACCGACCATCGCACCCTCGCCTTCCTGTCGCTGGGTGCGGTTCTGGGCACCATGCCCGGCATCTGGCTGCTCGACCGGTTGAGCCCGGATGTGATGCGCATCGTGATCGCCGGCGTGGTGATGCTGGGCCTGGCCGTGCTGATCGGCCGCCCCCAGGGGCTGCTGCGCCCGGGCCGCGGCAGCGCGGTCGGCGCCGGCCTGGTGGCCGGCCTGTTCTCGGGGCTCGCCGCCATGCCGGGGCCGCCGGCCATCGCCTATTTCCTCGGCACCGCCACCCCGGCGAAACGGGTGCGCGCCTCGCTGATGGTCTTCTTCTTCTTCACCTCGCTCATGGCCCTGCCGGGCCTCGCCCTGGCCGGCCAGCTGCATCGCGACCAGGTCGTCGCCGCCCTGGTGGCGCTGCCGGCGCTGATCGTCGGCACCTGGGCCGGCGGCCGGGTCTTCGCCCGGTTGAGCGAGGGCAACTACCGCCGCGCCGCGATCGGCCTGCTTGCGATCACGGCCGGCATCTCCGCCTTGCGGGGGCTGAACGGTCTGCCCTGA
- a CDS encoding aldehyde dehydrogenase family protein, whose product MTVQTSTAPAADAIIAAWQGLNLIGGERLAAAATLPVIAPATGADIGVTAASGPAEVDAAVAAARAAWPGWAAMPARDRGRRVAAAGRAILDELEDLARVLALETGKAIRTECRGELRTAADILEFYGGLGSELKGETIPFNPRMLTMTTREPLGVVAAILPWNVPLVLMMLKIAPALVAGNTVVVKASEEAPYATFAAAAILARHLPAGVINVVSGTGALCGAALTSHPDVAKITFTGSEAVGQAVYEAGARRIVPVSLELGGKSPMIVCADADLAKAVEGAVSGMRFTRQGQSCTASSRIYVHQALYDAFLAALTARLDQLVIGDPLDEATDVGTIISAKQMATIRRYLDLAEGDGARITRCGRLPEDPALDPALFMQPTLLTDIADDHPCVQEEIFGPVAVIQPWTDYDAVIARANATHYGLAATVWTASLSTALDATQRIDAGYVQVNQNLTIQPNVSYGGFGRSGLGKEASLEAMLEHFTRKKTIVINFD is encoded by the coding sequence ATGACCGTGCAGACGTCCACAGCCCCGGCCGCCGACGCCATCATCGCCGCCTGGCAGGGCCTGAACCTGATCGGCGGCGAGCGCCTTGCCGCCGCGGCGACCCTGCCGGTGATCGCGCCTGCCACCGGCGCAGACATCGGCGTCACCGCCGCATCGGGCCCGGCCGAAGTGGATGCCGCCGTCGCGGCGGCCCGGGCGGCCTGGCCCGGCTGGGCGGCGATGCCGGCCCGCGATCGCGGCCGCCGGGTCGCCGCCGCCGGCCGTGCCATCCTCGACGAGCTGGAGGATCTGGCCCGGGTGCTGGCGCTGGAAACCGGCAAGGCGATCCGCACCGAATGCCGGGGCGAGCTGCGCACCGCCGCCGACATCCTGGAATTCTATGGCGGGCTCGGATCGGAACTGAAGGGTGAGACCATCCCCTTCAACCCACGCATGCTGACCATGACCACCCGCGAGCCGCTGGGCGTCGTCGCCGCGATCCTGCCCTGGAACGTGCCGCTGGTGCTGATGATGCTGAAGATCGCGCCCGCGCTGGTTGCCGGCAATACGGTGGTGGTCAAGGCCTCGGAAGAGGCGCCCTATGCCACCTTCGCCGCCGCCGCCATCCTGGCCCGCCACCTGCCCGCCGGCGTGATCAATGTCGTCTCGGGAACCGGCGCCCTCTGCGGTGCCGCCCTGACGAGCCATCCCGATGTCGCCAAGATCACCTTCACCGGGTCGGAAGCGGTCGGCCAGGCGGTCTACGAGGCCGGCGCCCGGCGGATCGTGCCGGTCAGCCTGGAGCTGGGCGGCAAGAGCCCGATGATCGTCTGCGCCGATGCCGATCTGGCCAAGGCGGTCGAGGGCGCGGTTTCGGGCATGCGCTTCACCCGCCAGGGCCAGAGCTGCACCGCCTCCAGCCGGATCTATGTCCATCAGGCGCTGTACGACGCCTTTCTGGCGGCGCTCACCGCCCGGCTCGACCAGCTGGTCATCGGCGATCCGCTCGACGAGGCGACCGATGTCGGCACGATCATCTCGGCGAAGCAGATGGCGACCATCCGCCGCTATCTGGATCTGGCCGAGGGCGACGGCGCCCGCATCACCCGCTGCGGCCGTCTGCCGGAAGATCCCGCCCTCGATCCTGCGCTGTTCATGCAGCCCACCCTGCTCACCGACATCGCCGATGATCACCCCTGCGTGCAGGAAGAGATCTTCGGCCCCGTGGCGGTCATCCAGCCCTGGACGGATTACGACGCGGTGATCGCCCGCGCCAACGCCACCCATTACGGGCTTGCGGCCACGGTCTGGACCGCCTCTCTCTCCACCGCGCTCGATGCCACCCAGCGCATCGATGCCGGCTATGTGCAGGTGAACCAGAACCTGACCATCCAGCCCAATGTCTCCTATGGTGGTTTCGGCCGCTCGGGGCTCGGCAAGGAAGCCTCGCTGGAAGCGATGCTGGAGCACTTCACCCGCAAGAAGACCATCGTCATCAATTTCGACTGA
- a CDS encoding CobW family GTP-binding protein gives MSPPPATIPVSVIGGFLGSGKTTLMNRLLAESPARTAVLVNDFGEINVDAAVLNSGDGLTFELANGCICCSMADGLASAIARAVAAGPARILIETSGVGEPRRVAEYALLDPALHLDLVVTLADAANLPDQLEDPLVGDTVARQFDGADLILLNRVDMAGPQARDAARAALRRLAPGRPVIETVRAEIPAALLMRDEVTIFAAAPHGHHHAGHDRIFHPLTLTDPQPFDRAALNRALGRLPRSLLRLKGWVQFTDAPHPQLLQWVQGQWEFGAEAPDQASATRLMAIASTPGLDLAALLRGDAD, from the coding sequence ATGTCGCCCCCGCCTGCGACCATACCGGTCTCGGTGATCGGCGGCTTTCTCGGCAGCGGCAAGACCACGCTGATGAACCGGCTGCTGGCCGAAAGCCCGGCCCGCACTGCGGTTCTGGTCAATGATTTCGGCGAAATCAACGTCGATGCCGCCGTCCTCAACTCCGGCGACGGCCTCACCTTCGAACTCGCCAATGGCTGCATCTGCTGTTCCATGGCCGACGGGCTGGCTTCGGCCATCGCACGGGCGGTCGCGGCAGGCCCGGCGCGGATCCTGATCGAGACCAGCGGTGTGGGAGAGCCGCGGCGGGTGGCCGAATACGCCCTGCTCGACCCGGCCCTGCATCTGGATCTGGTGGTGACGCTCGCCGATGCCGCCAACCTGCCCGACCAGCTGGAAGATCCGCTGGTCGGCGACACCGTCGCCCGCCAGTTCGACGGCGCCGATCTGATCCTGCTCAACCGCGTCGACATGGCCGGCCCGCAGGCGCGCGATGCCGCGCGGGCGGCGCTGCGCCGCCTGGCCCCCGGCCGGCCGGTGATCGAAACCGTGCGGGCCGAAATCCCGGCCGCGCTGCTGATGCGCGACGAGGTCACCATCTTCGCGGCCGCCCCGCACGGCCATCACCACGCCGGCCACGACCGCATCTTCCATCCGCTGACGCTGACCGACCCGCAGCCCTTCGACCGTGCCGCCCTGAACCGGGCGCTCGGCCGCCTGCCGCGCAGCCTGCTGCGCCTGAAGGGCTGGGTGCAGTTCACCGATGCCCCCCACCCCCAGCTGCTGCAATGGGTGCAGGGTCAGTGGGAGTTCGGCGCCGAGGCCCCGGATCAGGCGTCCGCCACCCGGCTGATGGCCATCGCCAGCACCCCCGGCCTCGACCTCGCCGCCCTGCTGCGCGGCGACGCAGACTGA
- a CDS encoding amidohydrolase, translating into MSEPIKVFRARKILTMARNRPVATHVALREGRILAVGDAEDAAGWGAPIDDRFADKVLMPGLIEAHCHAMEGAVWADTFLGFFPRHSPEGSLEGGIRSIEDAVQRLQRAEAALTDPDQPLLAWGFDPIYYGGARMTRHDLDRVSTTRPVLVMHASFHIMNVNTVVLDRGGLFQVTGVEGILRDGQGDITGELQEMAAMQYARQAVGAKFALTETSIASLRRFGRSATNAGVTTCTDLYAPLDDAALDAYVAATTAEDFPVRIAPAMAAAAWAPEAGIARMAVLKERANDKFHPGLVKVMTDGSIQGFTARLKWPGYHNGAPNGIWNQPPAVLKAQMKAYNAAGIQMHIHVNGDQASEFAIDCLAEALAEAPFPDHRHVLQHCQMADAAQFRRMAALGIAANLFANHIYYWGDQHAALTMGPDRARRMDACGTAMAEGVRFAMHSDAPITPLAPLFTAWCAVNRQTATGRELGPEEKISVADALHAITLGAAWQLRLDHVVGSIEVGKYADFAVLEDDPTGIAPQALKDVRIWGTILGGTPHQSAIGAA; encoded by the coding sequence ATGTCCGAACCGATCAAGGTCTTCCGCGCCCGGAAAATCCTGACCATGGCGCGCAACCGCCCCGTCGCCACCCATGTGGCGCTGCGCGAGGGGCGGATCCTGGCGGTCGGGGATGCCGAGGATGCGGCCGGCTGGGGGGCCCCGATCGATGATCGTTTTGCCGATAAGGTGCTGATGCCCGGCCTGATCGAGGCGCATTGCCATGCGATGGAAGGCGCCGTCTGGGCCGATACCTTCCTCGGCTTCTTCCCGCGCCATTCCCCCGAAGGCAGCCTGGAAGGCGGGATCAGATCCATCGAAGACGCGGTCCAGCGCCTGCAGCGGGCGGAAGCGGCCCTCACCGATCCCGATCAGCCGCTGCTCGCCTGGGGCTTCGATCCGATCTATTACGGCGGCGCGCGGATGACCCGCCATGATCTGGACCGGGTGTCGACCACCCGGCCGGTGCTGGTCATGCATGCCAGCTTCCACATCATGAACGTCAACACCGTGGTGCTGGACCGGGGCGGCCTCTTCCAGGTGACCGGCGTCGAGGGCATCCTGCGCGACGGCCAGGGCGACATCACCGGCGAGTTGCAGGAAATGGCGGCGATGCAGTATGCCCGCCAGGCCGTGGGCGCGAAATTCGCCCTCACCGAAACCAGCATCGCCTCGCTCCGCCGTTTCGGCCGCTCCGCCACCAATGCCGGGGTCACCACCTGCACCGATCTTTATGCGCCGCTCGACGATGCCGCGCTCGATGCCTATGTCGCCGCCACCACGGCCGAGGATTTCCCGGTGCGCATCGCCCCGGCCATGGCCGCCGCCGCCTGGGCGCCCGAGGCCGGCATCGCCCGCATGGCGGTTCTGAAAGAGCGCGCCAACGACAAATTCCACCCGGGCCTCGTCAAGGTGATGACCGACGGCTCCATCCAGGGCTTCACCGCCCGGCTGAAATGGCCCGGCTATCACAACGGCGCCCCCAACGGCATCTGGAACCAGCCGCCGGCCGTGCTGAAGGCGCAGATGAAGGCCTATAACGCCGCCGGCATCCAGATGCACATCCATGTCAATGGCGACCAGGCCTCGGAATTCGCCATCGACTGCCTGGCCGAAGCCCTGGCGGAGGCCCCCTTCCCCGATCATCGCCATGTGCTTCAGCACTGCCAGATGGCCGATGCCGCGCAGTTCCGGCGCATGGCGGCGCTCGGCATCGCCGCCAATCTGTTCGCCAACCACATCTATTACTGGGGCGATCAGCACGCCGCCCTGACCATGGGCCCCGATCGCGCCCGGCGCATGGATGCCTGCGGCACGGCCATGGCCGAAGGGGTGCGCTTCGCCATGCATTCCGATGCGCCGATCACCCCGCTCGCCCCCCTCTTCACCGCCTGGTGTGCGGTCAACCGGCAGACGGCCACCGGTCGCGAGCTTGGCCCGGAAGAGAAGATCAGCGTCGCCGACGCGCTCCACGCCATCACGCTGGGCGCCGCCTGGCAGCTGCGTCTCGACCATGTGGTCGGCTCGATCGAGGTCGGGAAATATGCCGATTTCGCGGTGCTGGAGGACGATCCCACCGGGATCGCGCCCCAGGCGCTGAAGGATGTCCGGATCTGGGGCACCATCCTGGGCGGCACGCCGCACCAGAGCGCGATCGGAGCCGCGTGA
- a CDS encoding amidase family protein: MTSDIWKLSAVDIAAGVRAGTFTAVEATQSALQRLEAVNPLINAIVDYNPERSLARAAEVDAMILAGRDPGPLAGVPVTIKVTNDEAGFATTFGVVAYKNNIAAENGPVVDNLERAGAVSIGRSNMPSFGVRWFTTSRLYPDNYNPFDKGITPGGSSGGAASAVASGIGAIAHGTDIGGSVRYPAYACGVHGLRPTLGRVPNYNPSLPERGISGQLMSVSGPLARTIDDLRLAFEAMAQPDPRDPWYAPVPLKGPDVPRRVALSLRPDGLDTQDAIVEALLDAAERLRDAGWQVDEIDTIPPLKEAGEAQVKLWLSEDFDGTLAAAEADGDPGVIAMLRGQEKLARSIGLPELHGLLKTRATLARKWQMFFQDYPILLMPNSAELPFPFNEDLKDAEAYLRVWDAQLPQLGIPFLALPGLSVATGMKGRSPVGVQLIAARFREDLLLDAGADIAARGGPAVPVDPR, from the coding sequence ATGACGTCGGACATCTGGAAACTTTCCGCGGTCGACATCGCCGCCGGCGTCCGCGCCGGGACCTTCACGGCGGTCGAGGCGACGCAATCGGCACTTCAGCGGCTGGAAGCGGTCAACCCGCTGATCAATGCCATCGTCGACTACAACCCCGAGCGATCGCTGGCACGCGCCGCCGAGGTCGACGCCATGATCCTGGCGGGCCGCGATCCCGGACCGCTGGCAGGCGTGCCGGTGACGATCAAAGTCACCAATGACGAGGCCGGCTTTGCCACGACCTTTGGCGTGGTCGCCTACAAAAACAACATCGCGGCCGAAAACGGCCCGGTTGTCGACAATCTCGAACGCGCCGGCGCGGTGTCGATCGGACGCTCGAACATGCCCTCCTTCGGGGTCCGATGGTTCACCACCTCCCGGCTTTATCCCGACAATTACAACCCGTTCGACAAGGGCATCACCCCCGGCGGTTCCTCCGGCGGAGCGGCATCGGCCGTGGCGAGTGGCATCGGCGCCATCGCGCATGGGACGGATATCGGCGGATCGGTGCGCTACCCGGCCTATGCCTGCGGGGTGCATGGGCTGCGGCCGACGCTGGGCAGGGTGCCGAACTATAATCCCAGCCTTCCCGAACGCGGGATTTCGGGCCAGCTCATGTCGGTGTCCGGCCCGCTGGCGCGCACCATCGACGACCTGCGCCTGGCTTTCGAGGCGATGGCGCAGCCCGACCCGCGCGACCCCTGGTATGCGCCCGTCCCGCTGAAAGGGCCGGATGTCCCCCGCCGGGTGGCTCTGTCGCTGCGGCCGGACGGGCTGGATACGCAGGATGCCATCGTCGAAGCCCTGCTTGACGCGGCGGAACGGCTGCGCGACGCAGGCTGGCAGGTCGACGAGATCGACACCATCCCGCCCCTGAAAGAGGCCGGCGAGGCCCAGGTCAAACTCTGGCTCTCCGAGGATTTCGACGGCACGCTCGCCGCGGCCGAGGCCGATGGCGATCCGGGCGTGATCGCCATGCTGCGCGGTCAGGAGAAACTGGCCCGCTCCATAGGCTTGCCCGAACTCCACGGCCTGCTGAAAACCCGCGCCACGCTTGCGCGCAAATGGCAGATGTTCTTCCAGGATTATCCGATCCTGCTGATGCCGAATTCGGCCGAATTGCCCTTCCCCTTCAATGAAGACCTGAAGGACGCAGAGGCCTATCTTCGCGTCTGGGATGCCCAGCTTCCCCAGCTCGGCATTCCCTTCCTGGCTCTGCCGGGCCTTTCGGTGGCAACCGGCATGAAAGGCCGGTCGCCGGTCGGCGTCCAGCTCATCGCCGCCCGCTTCCGCGAGGATCTGCTTCTGGATGCCGGAGCCGACATCGCCGCGCGCGGCGGCCCTGCGGTTCCGGTTGATCCGCGTTGA
- a CDS encoding ABC transporter ATP-binding protein, with translation MTGTSSDTPVLDISDLTIRIRGGTGVPLLQNINLSLRAGETLCLVGESGSGKSLTSLATMGLLPEAELEVSGGSIRLCGEELIGAPRKRLQALRTTRMSMIFQEPMTALNPVMRIGAQIDEVLRIHTQFSAADRRARILQVLESVNLPDPPTIMRAYPGELSGGQRQRVMIAMALVLEPALLIADEPTTALDVTTQKQVLHLLRTLQRDHGTAILFITHDMGVVAEIADRVAVVNAGLLVEAGPLRDILSNPSQSYTRGLLQAVPGLEPRPARPDTGNGAALELETVEKTFGRRGLLSRGRKVQALDDISLRLKPGRTLGIVGESGSGKSTLARCVMRLETPDKGAIRICGHHMDSLQGMSLRAMRRRIQMVFQDPYQSLNPRVRIGETIAEAPINYGMPHAEALALARELLVKVGLPEDAADRLPHQFSGGQRQRIAIARAIAVKPDVLVADEAVSALDVSVQAQVLDLLEQIQAEMGVAILFITHDLRVAARICDEIAVMQRGHLVEWGPSAAVLTAPQHDYTRNLLAAAPGRDWDFARFRPVAAGGTNPGGGSAPASLR, from the coding sequence ATGACCGGAACATCCTCCGATACGCCCGTTCTGGATATCAGCGATCTGACGATCCGTATCCGGGGGGGCACCGGCGTCCCCCTCCTTCAGAACATAAACCTGTCGCTCAGGGCGGGGGAAACACTCTGCCTTGTGGGGGAAAGCGGTTCCGGAAAATCGCTGACCTCTCTGGCGACGATGGGTCTCCTGCCGGAAGCCGAACTTGAAGTCAGTGGTGGCAGCATCCGTCTTTGCGGAGAAGAACTGATCGGCGCGCCGCGCAAGCGCTTGCAGGCCTTGCGGACAACACGCATGTCGATGATCTTCCAGGAACCGATGACCGCGCTCAATCCGGTCATGCGGATCGGCGCTCAGATCGATGAAGTCCTGCGCATCCACACTCAGTTCAGCGCAGCGGACAGACGCGCCAGGATTCTTCAAGTCCTGGAAAGCGTCAATCTGCCGGATCCACCGACGATCATGCGCGCCTATCCGGGTGAATTGTCGGGCGGCCAGCGCCAGCGCGTCATGATCGCCATGGCGCTGGTACTTGAGCCGGCCTTGCTGATTGCCGACGAGCCGACGACCGCACTCGATGTGACGACGCAAAAGCAGGTCCTGCATCTGCTCCGGACACTGCAGCGCGATCACGGGACGGCAATTCTCTTCATCACCCACGATATGGGCGTGGTGGCGGAAATAGCCGATCGCGTGGCAGTGGTGAATGCCGGCCTTTTGGTCGAAGCCGGTCCCTTGCGCGACATATTGAGCAACCCGTCGCAAAGCTACACGCGAGGGCTTTTGCAGGCGGTGCCGGGGCTTGAGCCTCGGCCGGCACGGCCGGATACCGGCAACGGTGCTGCGCTCGAACTGGAGACGGTTGAGAAGACCTTTGGCCGCAGAGGTTTGCTTAGCCGTGGTCGCAAGGTGCAGGCGCTCGACGACATTTCACTCCGTCTCAAGCCGGGCCGGACCCTGGGGATCGTCGGAGAAAGCGGATCGGGGAAATCCACGCTTGCACGTTGCGTGATGCGGCTTGAAACACCGGATAAAGGTGCGATCCGGATTTGCGGTCATCACATGGACAGCCTGCAAGGGATGTCGTTGCGCGCCATGCGGCGGCGTATCCAGATGGTGTTTCAGGACCCGTACCAATCGCTCAATCCCCGTGTCAGAATTGGCGAAACCATCGCCGAAGCGCCGATCAACTACGGCATGCCCCATGCCGAGGCGCTGGCGCTTGCCCGTGAGCTTCTGGTCAAAGTCGGCCTGCCCGAAGATGCGGCAGACCGTTTGCCTCACCAGTTCTCAGGCGGCCAGCGCCAGCGTATCGCCATCGCACGAGCCATTGCGGTCAAACCCGACGTGCTCGTCGCAGATGAAGCCGTCTCGGCCCTGGACGTATCGGTTCAGGCGCAGGTTCTTGATCTTTTGGAACAGATACAGGCCGAGATGGGCGTCGCCATTCTCTTCATCACGCACGATCTGCGGGTCGCGGCCAGGATCTGCGACGAGATTGCCGTGATGCAGCGCGGACACCTCGTGGAATGGGGGCCGTCGGCAGCCGTACTGACCGCGCCGCAACATGACTACACCAGAAACCTGCTGGCCGCTGCCCCCGGCCGGGACTGGGATTTCGCCCGTTTCCGTCCTGTTGCCGCAGGAGGAACAAATCCGGGGGGTGGCAGCGCACCCGCTTCGCTTCGTTGA
- a CDS encoding ABC transporter permease encodes MPDLIRPALSRPALFSVLSRLTSGLNGLVTAFSVTVLCIIVVISILAPVLATHDPLALDMASRLKPASVDHLMGTDAYGRDIFSRVIFGGRISLVIGVGATLLAVGSGLVIGLVSGLFRLADAVIMRAMDGLMAMPAVLLAVAIVALAGASVGTVLIAITIPEIPRVARIVRAVILSTRSAPFVEAARISGTRTGKLMWRHLIPSTVAPLLVQGSYVFASAILTEAVLSFLGVGISPDIPSWGNIMSEGRMFFSLRPGMIFWPALVLSLVILAANMLGDVLRDHFDPRSRKGRA; translated from the coding sequence ATGCCGGATCTCATCCGACCCGCGTTGTCGCGCCCGGCGCTGTTCAGCGTTCTGTCTCGCCTCACGAGTGGTCTCAATGGGCTGGTGACTGCGTTCAGCGTCACAGTTCTCTGCATCATTGTCGTTATCTCGATCCTCGCGCCGGTACTGGCCACCCATGATCCGCTGGCGCTCGACATGGCATCAAGGCTTAAGCCTGCATCTGTAGACCATCTGATGGGAACCGATGCTTATGGCCGCGACATCTTCTCCCGCGTGATATTCGGCGGACGCATCTCGCTGGTCATCGGCGTGGGCGCCACGCTGCTGGCAGTCGGGTCCGGCCTTGTCATCGGGCTTGTTTCAGGGCTATTCCGCTTGGCGGATGCCGTGATCATGCGCGCCATGGACGGGCTGATGGCCATGCCCGCCGTGCTGCTCGCGGTCGCGATCGTTGCCCTGGCAGGCGCTTCCGTGGGCACAGTTCTCATAGCGATCACGATCCCCGAAATACCACGTGTTGCCCGGATCGTGCGCGCCGTCATCCTGTCGACCCGTTCCGCTCCCTTCGTAGAGGCGGCCCGGATATCGGGCACCCGGACCGGCAAGCTCATGTGGCGGCATCTGATTCCCTCGACCGTCGCACCGCTCCTGGTACAGGGCAGCTATGTTTTTGCGTCCGCCATTCTGACGGAGGCCGTGCTGTCCTTCCTCGGCGTCGGTATCAGCCCCGATATCCCCTCATGGGGCAATATCATGTCCGAAGGGCGGATGTTCTTCTCGCTACGGCCGGGCATGATCTTCTGGCCAGCTCTTGTCCTGTCTCTGGTCATCCTTGCCGCCAACATGCTGGGTGACGTGCTGCGGGACCATTTCGACCCACGCAGCAGGAAGGGAAGGGCGTGA
- a CDS encoding ABC transporter permease has product MFFYSLKRVLATVPVMAFVAIFVFLLLRLTPGDPAVALAGDQATEEQLQQIRKALSLDQPLLVQFWTWIGQIAHFDFGKSLISGLPVSELIAQRLEPTLSIALFTITMSVIVAVPLGVLTAWKHGSWIDRGMVAFSVLGFSVPVFVIAYMLIRLFAIDLRWLPVQGFASLSSGPGPFLSHAILPGVALSIVYVALIARMTRAAMLDVIHEDFVRTARAKGCSEPRVLFRHALRNAAIPILTIIGTGLALLISGVVVTESVFNLPGLGRLTIDAVLARDYPVIQAMILLTSAVYVLINLLIDVAYSLFDPRIKY; this is encoded by the coding sequence ATGTTTTTCTACAGTCTCAAGCGGGTGCTGGCGACAGTGCCGGTGATGGCCTTCGTCGCGATCTTTGTGTTCCTGCTCCTGCGGCTGACGCCCGGAGATCCGGCCGTGGCTCTCGCCGGAGATCAGGCGACAGAGGAGCAGTTGCAGCAGATTCGCAAGGCTCTGTCGCTCGACCAGCCGCTCCTTGTCCAGTTCTGGACATGGATCGGGCAGATCGCCCACTTCGATTTCGGTAAATCGCTGATATCCGGCCTGCCTGTGTCCGAACTCATTGCGCAGAGGCTCGAACCGACACTCTCCATCGCACTTTTCACGATCACCATGTCGGTCATCGTGGCCGTGCCGTTGGGTGTGCTGACGGCCTGGAAACACGGCAGCTGGATCGACCGCGGCATGGTCGCCTTTTCCGTGTTGGGGTTTTCGGTGCCGGTCTTCGTCATCGCCTATATGCTTATCCGGCTGTTTGCCATCGACCTTCGCTGGCTGCCGGTTCAGGGGTTCGCCTCGCTGTCGAGCGGGCCGGGCCCTTTTCTGTCGCACGCCATCCTGCCAGGCGTCGCGCTGTCGATCGTTTATGTCGCGTTGATTGCCCGGATGACGCGTGCGGCCATGCTCGACGTCATCCACGAGGATTTCGTGCGCACGGCCCGTGCCAAAGGCTGCTCCGAGCCTCGGGTTCTGTTTCGTCATGCACTGCGCAATGCCGCCATTCCGATCCTGACCATCATCGGTACCGGCCTTGCGCTTTTGATATCAGGCGTGGTCGTGACTGAAAGCGTGTTCAATCTGCCTGGCCTCGGCCGGCTGACGATTGATGCCGTGCTGGCCCGTGACTACCCGGTTATCCAGGCGATGATCCTCCTGACAAGCGCGGTCTATGTGCTCATCAACCTGCTGATCGACGTGGCCTACAGCCTTTTCGACCCAAGGATAAAGTATTGA